From the Rhodothalassiaceae bacterium genome, one window contains:
- a CDS encoding amidohydrolase — translation MRGAAGEALAGALLSGLLLVAGPAGAAGDAAAPVPDAVLTAGRIYTMDPMGRVVEALAIRDGRITALGSREEILALAGPQTRRIGLADDEAVFPGFTDAHVHLLDGGRSLLGLSLHAAATADEVVALVKAHAEAHPALAVIAGEGWELNLFPGAHPKKELLDAVVPERPVVLIAADGHNAWVNSAALKAAGITKDTPDPPGGRIERDPKTGEPTGTLREAAVALVRAIVPEPTPAEQDAALAAAMAYMNDLGYTAAIDAAVTEGPMEEAFLRYARRSLEPDREHKAPQPGLDLRLCLLPGADIMAGTMTRADIAPVIERLKARRARFDAVGNPAVRADCVKIFVDGVMENFTAAVLEPYRDVPEGVDPEGQLNIPPDVLADHVTAVIAAGFQPHFHALGDRAVRVALDALEAARARLGWAKLAAARPHLAHLELVDPADAPRFAALGATANIQALWAYPDPYITDLTLPHLAPGRVNLLYPFAMLARAGARLAMGSDWPVSTPDPMAAAEVAVRRADPEDDAAAPWLSDQRLGLEGGDDGADPGGSLSDGRGGRARHARRRQSGRPRRAHGGSLRGEPEGAFTHPCADDHA, via the coding sequence ATGCGCGGGGCGGCCGGAGAAGCTCTGGCGGGCGCTCTTCTGTCCGGGCTGCTGCTCGTTGCCGGGCCGGCCGGCGCGGCGGGCGATGCGGCCGCGCCCGTCCCGGATGCGGTGCTCACGGCCGGGCGGATCTACACGATGGATCCGATGGGCCGCGTTGTCGAGGCGCTCGCCATCCGTGACGGCCGGATCACCGCGCTCGGCAGCCGCGAGGAGATCCTGGCGCTCGCAGGGCCGCAGACGCGCCGGATCGGGCTCGCCGATGACGAGGCCGTCTTTCCGGGCTTCACGGACGCCCATGTGCATCTCCTGGACGGGGGCCGGTCGCTCCTGGGGCTTTCGCTGCACGCGGCGGCGACGGCGGATGAGGTGGTCGCGCTGGTCAAGGCCCATGCCGAGGCGCATCCGGCGCTTGCCGTGATCGCGGGCGAGGGCTGGGAGCTCAATCTGTTTCCCGGGGCCCATCCGAAGAAGGAGCTGCTCGATGCGGTGGTGCCGGAGCGGCCGGTTGTGCTGATCGCCGCCGACGGCCACAACGCCTGGGTGAACTCCGCGGCGCTCAAGGCGGCCGGGATCACGAAGGACACGCCGGATCCGCCGGGCGGGCGCATCGAGCGGGACCCGAAGACCGGCGAGCCCACCGGCACGCTGCGCGAGGCGGCGGTCGCCCTCGTGCGGGCGATCGTGCCCGAGCCGACGCCGGCCGAGCAGGACGCCGCGCTTGCGGCCGCGATGGCCTACATGAACGACCTCGGGTACACGGCGGCCATCGATGCGGCGGTGACGGAGGGGCCCATGGAGGAGGCCTTCCTGCGCTACGCCCGCCGGTCGCTCGAGCCAGATCGCGAGCACAAGGCGCCGCAACCGGGGCTCGATCTCCGGCTCTGTCTGCTGCCCGGGGCCGACATCATGGCCGGCACCATGACCCGGGCCGACATCGCCCCCGTCATCGAACGGCTGAAGGCCCGGCGTGCGCGCTTCGACGCCGTCGGCAACCCTGCGGTGCGCGCCGACTGCGTCAAGATCTTCGTCGACGGCGTGATGGAGAATTTCACCGCCGCGGTCCTCGAGCCCTACCGCGACGTGCCGGAAGGCGTGGACCCCGAGGGGCAGCTCAACATCCCGCCGGACGTGCTGGCGGACCATGTGACGGCGGTGATCGCCGCGGGCTTCCAGCCGCATTTCCACGCCCTCGGGGACCGGGCGGTCAGGGTGGCGCTCGACGCGCTGGAGGCGGCGCGCGCGCGGCTGGGATGGGCGAAGCTTGCGGCCGCGCGCCCGCATCTCGCCCATCTCGAGCTCGTGGATCCCGCGGATGCGCCGCGCTTTGCGGCGCTCGGGGCCACCGCGAACATCCAGGCGCTGTGGGCGTATCCGGATCCCTACATCACGGATCTGACGCTGCCGCATCTCGCGCCCGGGCGGGTGAACCTGCTCTATCCCTTCGCGATGCTGGCGCGGGCCGGAGCGCGGCTGGCCATGGGCTCGGACTGGCCGGTTTCCACGCCCGATCCGATGGCCGCCGCGGAAGTGGCGGTCCGGCGCGCCGATCCAGAGGACGATGCGGCCGCACCCTGGCTGTCCGATCAGCGGCTGGGGCTCGAAGGAGGTGATGACGGCGCTGACCCGGGCGGGAGCCTATCTGATGGGCGAGGAGGGCGCGCGCGGCATGCTCGCCGTCGGCAGTCGGGCCGACCTCGTCGCGCTCACGGCGGATCCCTTCGCGGTGAACCCGAGGGAGCTTTCACGCATCCGTGTGCGGATGACCATGCGTGA
- a CDS encoding ATP-dependent acyl-CoA ligase, whose amino-acid sequence MTPQSPPPAAAIAEAMSPAALLAHQARLRPDAPALMLVSAAARHYGLEPAGWTYEALAGIAAALARRYAAAGIGPGHRVGLLLDNRPDLFAHFLALNGLGASIVPIGPDEEAEGVAFRLARARVALVVAAEAHAARLATARAAIADPPPFVLLVPEASMEPDRFRPPRIGTRPVFTMPEREDAREAAILFTSGTTGRPKGCVLTNAYFTAMGRWYVSQGGLMALGAGERLITPLPAHHMNTLACALMAMLACGGCLVPLDRFHPKSWWRAVGEAGASIVHYLGVMPAILLGLPPGPEDEAARGVRFGFGAGVAPRHHAAFEARFGFPLIEAWAMTETGAGACIAASREPRHVGTRCFGRPEPGLAIRLVDEAGRDVADGEAGELLVRRAQGDPRAGFFAGYLDDPGATDEAWAGGWFHTGDVVRRGPDGSLHFVERRKNIIRRSGENIAAAEVEEALLAADGVAAVAALPLDDDLRGEEVAVLVVPHTPPADPPARARALLAAAAERLAYYKLPGWIAFVEDLPTTATQKIDRAAVRRLGRELAREGAFVDLREDKAAMRPRRREAG is encoded by the coding sequence TTGACTCCGCAATCCCCGCCGCCGGCTGCCGCGATCGCCGAAGCCATGAGCCCCGCGGCCCTGCTCGCGCATCAGGCGCGCCTGCGGCCCGACGCGCCGGCCCTCATGCTGGTGTCGGCGGCCGCCCGGCATTACGGGCTCGAGCCGGCAGGCTGGACCTATGAGGCGCTTGCCGGGATCGCCGCCGCGCTGGCCCGCCGCTATGCCGCGGCCGGGATCGGGCCGGGCCATCGCGTCGGGCTGCTGCTGGACAACCGCCCCGACCTGTTCGCCCATTTCCTGGCGCTCAACGGGCTCGGCGCGAGCATCGTGCCGATCGGCCCCGACGAGGAAGCCGAGGGCGTGGCCTTCCGGCTCGCGCGGGCGCGGGTTGCGCTGGTGGTCGCCGCCGAGGCGCATGCGGCCCGGCTGGCGACCGCGCGGGCGGCGATCGCGGACCCGCCGCCCTTCGTGCTGCTTGTGCCCGAGGCGTCGATGGAGCCGGACCGCTTCCGGCCGCCGCGCATCGGCACCCGCCCGGTCTTTACGATGCCGGAGCGGGAGGACGCGCGCGAGGCCGCGATCCTGTTCACGTCCGGCACCACCGGCCGGCCGAAGGGCTGCGTGCTGACGAATGCGTATTTCACCGCCATGGGACGCTGGTACGTCTCCCAGGGCGGGCTCATGGCCCTCGGCGCGGGCGAGCGGCTGATCACGCCGCTGCCCGCCCATCACATGAACACGCTCGCCTGCGCGCTGATGGCGATGCTGGCCTGCGGCGGATGCCTCGTGCCGCTGGACCGCTTCCACCCGAAGAGCTGGTGGCGCGCGGTGGGCGAGGCCGGGGCCAGCATCGTGCACTATCTCGGGGTGATGCCCGCGATCCTGCTCGGGCTTCCGCCGGGGCCGGAGGACGAGGCCGCGCGCGGCGTGCGCTTCGGCTTCGGGGCCGGGGTGGCGCCGCGGCACCACGCCGCCTTCGAGGCGCGCTTCGGCTTTCCCCTCATCGAGGCCTGGGCGATGACCGAGACGGGCGCCGGCGCCTGCATCGCGGCGAGCCGCGAGCCGCGCCATGTCGGCACCCGCTGCTTCGGCCGGCCGGAGCCCGGGCTTGCGATCCGCCTCGTCGACGAGGCCGGCCGCGATGTGGCTGACGGCGAGGCGGGGGAGCTTCTGGTGCGCCGCGCCCAAGGGGATCCGCGCGCGGGCTTCTTCGCGGGCTATCTCGACGATCCCGGCGCCACGGACGAGGCCTGGGCCGGCGGCTGGTTTCACACCGGCGACGTCGTGCGCCGCGGGCCCGACGGCAGCCTGCATTTCGTGGAGCGGCGCAAGAACATCATCCGCCGCTCGGGCGAGAACATCGCGGCCGCCGAGGTCGAGGAGGCCCTGCTGGCCGCGGACGGGGTCGCCGCGGTCGCGGCGCTGCCGCTCGATGATGATCTGCGCGGGGAGGAGGTGGCCGTCCTCGTCGTCCCGCACACCCCGCCCGCCGATCCGCCGGCGCGCGCCCGTGCGCTGCTCGCCGCCGCGGCGGAGCGGCTTGCCTACTACAAGCTGCCCGGCTGGATCGCCTTCGTCGAGGATCTGCCCACGACCGCGACCCAGAAGATCGACCGCGCCGCGGTGCGGCGGCTGGGCCGTGAGCTCGCGCGCGAGGGCGCCTTCGTGGATCTGAGAGAGGACAAGGCGGCCATGCGCCCGCGCCGGCGGGAGGCCGGATGA
- a CDS encoding oxidoreductase has product MLDQAQTEMPAAGTAAGADGLVEAAGVRGRIYTDPAIFEEELRRIWGGTWIYVGHESQVPEPGDWYATRIGRVPVIMIRGDDGAIRVLHNRCPHKGAMVVPEGSGHAKVLRCGYHGWCFGRDGRNRSIPLPEGYAGTCIGEDARLRDLEPVARCDSYRGFVFASLTDAVPPLAEWLGGARASIDNMVARAPEGALEVTGGVLRYVHNSNWKFFVENLNDMLHPMVAHRSSSRTARIVAKQELDGGREVPAAIEILGPFTNTYRFFDEMGVHAFAYGHSYSGGRVSIHSGYREIPEYVAALEKACGAERTREILSMQRHNTVIYPSLTVKGPIQTIRVVRPLAVDRTLIESWTLRLKGAPEALLERSILYCNLINSHAGIVGPDDEECYWRQHQALAGSPGARVTMDRYPDAARRNDEGGWSAIGSSDMVFRNQYAAWRYYMTGGFAAHGPMREAAR; this is encoded by the coding sequence ATGCTCGATCAGGCGCAGACCGAGATGCCGGCCGCCGGGACGGCGGCGGGCGCGGACGGGCTGGTGGAGGCCGCCGGCGTGCGCGGGCGGATCTACACCGATCCGGCGATCTTCGAGGAGGAGCTCCGCCGCATATGGGGCGGCACCTGGATCTATGTCGGCCACGAAAGCCAGGTGCCGGAGCCGGGCGACTGGTACGCCACCCGCATCGGCCGCGTGCCGGTGATCATGATCCGGGGCGATGACGGTGCGATCCGGGTGCTCCACAATCGCTGCCCGCACAAGGGCGCGATGGTGGTGCCCGAGGGCTCAGGCCACGCCAAGGTGCTGCGCTGCGGCTACCACGGCTGGTGCTTCGGCCGCGACGGCCGGAACCGCTCCATCCCGCTGCCCGAGGGCTATGCCGGCACCTGCATCGGCGAGGATGCCCGGCTGCGTGATCTCGAGCCGGTTGCGCGCTGCGATTCCTACCGCGGCTTCGTGTTCGCCAGCCTCACAGATGCCGTGCCGCCGCTCGCCGAGTGGCTCGGCGGCGCCCGCGCCTCGATCGACAACATGGTCGCGCGCGCACCGGAAGGCGCGCTCGAGGTCACGGGCGGCGTGCTGCGCTATGTGCACAACTCGAACTGGAAATTCTTCGTCGAGAACCTGAACGACATGCTGCACCCCATGGTCGCGCACCGCTCCTCCTCGCGCACGGCGCGGATCGTCGCCAAGCAGGAGCTGGATGGCGGACGCGAGGTGCCGGCGGCGATCGAGATCCTGGGGCCGTTCACGAACACCTACCGCTTCTTCGACGAGATGGGGGTGCACGCCTTCGCCTACGGCCACAGCTATTCGGGCGGGCGCGTGTCCATTCATTCCGGCTACCGGGAGATCCCGGAATACGTGGCCGCCCTCGAGAAGGCCTGCGGCGCGGAGCGCACGCGCGAGATTCTCTCGATGCAGCGGCACAACACGGTGATCTACCCCTCGCTCACCGTGAAGGGGCCGATCCAGACGATCCGTGTGGTGCGGCCGCTGGCCGTCGACCGCACGCTCATCGAATCCTGGACGCTCCGGCTCAAGGGCGCACCCGAGGCGCTGCTCGAGCGGTCGATCCTCTACTGCAACCTCATCAACTCCCACGCCGGGATCGTCGGGCCGGACGACGAGGAATGCTACTGGCGCCAGCACCAGGCGCTCGCGGGATCCCCCGGGGCGCGGGTGACGATGGACCGCTATCCGGATGCCGCCCGGCGCAACGACGAGGGCGGCTGGAGCGCCATCGGCTCGTCCGACATGGTGTTCCGCAACCAGTATGCGGCCTGGCGCTACTACATGACGGGAGGATTTGCGGCCCACGGCCCGATGCGGGAGGCGGCACGATGA
- a CDS encoding aspartate aminotransferase family protein: protein MSEAVNDLEAWWLPFTPNRHFKRHPRLLVGAEGIHYIDQHGRRLIDGQSGLWCCNAGHNVPRIVEAIRQAAGELDYAPGFQWGHPRGFELANRLIEMAGAPFTHVFFTNSGSESVETALKIALAWHRLRGEGERIRLIGRERGYHGVNFGGMSVGGIAPNRLFGPGLPAVDHLRLPQGIPDNRFARGLPPHGGREYADDLERLVALHGGHTIAAVIIEPVPGSGGVYPPPVGYLERIREICDAHGILLIFDEVITGFGRLGAPFAKDWFKVTPDIITLAKGLTNGAVPMGAVLLREGIYETFMQGPEHVIELFHGYTYSAHPLAAAAGLATLETYEREDLFARAARLAPVFEEAVHALNDAPNVIDIRNLGLMAAVELAPRDGAPGLRGLEVMLAAHERGAMVRVTGDTLALAPPLVIEEAELVRLVAILGEAIRAVP from the coding sequence GTGTCGGAAGCCGTGAACGATCTCGAGGCCTGGTGGCTGCCGTTCACCCCCAACCGTCATTTCAAGCGCCATCCGCGGCTCCTGGTGGGCGCCGAGGGCATCCATTACATCGACCAGCACGGTCGCCGGCTGATCGACGGTCAGTCGGGGCTGTGGTGCTGCAACGCCGGCCACAACGTGCCGCGGATCGTGGAGGCGATCCGGCAGGCGGCGGGCGAGCTCGACTATGCGCCGGGCTTCCAGTGGGGGCATCCGCGGGGCTTCGAGCTCGCCAACCGCCTCATCGAGATGGCCGGCGCGCCCTTCACCCACGTCTTCTTCACCAATTCCGGCTCCGAGTCGGTGGAGACGGCGCTCAAGATCGCGCTGGCCTGGCATCGCCTGCGCGGCGAGGGCGAGCGGATCCGGCTCATCGGCCGCGAGCGCGGCTACCACGGCGTCAATTTCGGCGGCATGTCGGTGGGCGGGATCGCGCCGAACCGTCTGTTCGGGCCGGGGCTGCCGGCGGTGGACCATCTGCGCCTGCCCCAGGGGATTCCGGACAACCGCTTCGCGCGCGGCCTGCCGCCCCACGGGGGGCGCGAATATGCGGACGATCTGGAGCGGCTCGTCGCGCTGCACGGCGGCCACACCATCGCGGCGGTGATCATCGAGCCGGTGCCGGGCTCCGGCGGCGTCTATCCGCCGCCCGTCGGCTATCTCGAGCGGATCCGCGAGATCTGCGACGCCCACGGCATCCTGCTGATCTTCGACGAGGTGATCACCGGCTTCGGCCGGCTGGGCGCGCCCTTCGCCAAGGACTGGTTCAAGGTGACCCCCGACATCATCACGCTCGCCAAGGGGCTGACCAACGGCGCGGTGCCGATGGGCGCCGTGCTGCTGCGCGAGGGGATCTACGAGACCTTCATGCAGGGGCCGGAGCACGTGATCGAGCTGTTCCACGGCTACACCTACTCCGCCCACCCGCTGGCCGCGGCCGCCGGGCTTGCGACGCTGGAGACCTATGAGCGCGAGGACCTCTTTGCGCGCGCGGCGCGTCTTGCGCCCGTCTTCGAGGAGGCGGTCCACGCGCTGAACGACGCGCCGAACGTGATCGACATCCGCAATCTCGGGCTCATGGCGGCCGTCGAGCTCGCCCCGCGTGACGGCGCGCCGGGCCTGCGCGGGCTGGAGGTGATGCTGGCGGCCCATGAGCGCGGGGCGATGGTGCGGGTGACCGGGGATACCCTGGCGCTCGCCCCGCCGCTCGTGATCGAAGAGGCGGAGCTGGTGCGGCTCGTCGCCATCCTGGGCGAGGCCATCCGCGCCGTGCCCTGA
- a CDS encoding oxidoreductase yields the protein MAEYIGVGGGRRVVVTGGNRGIGAAIADRLLKEGYRVVSLARHAADPRPGLESVTADLADPAATAAAAEAIMAAGPVYGIVHNAGVIRPAPVEEAAPRDLEDLTRLHLVAALLLVKAALAGMKEAGEGRVVLMSSRGALGLAGRTAYAATKGGMIAMGRSWALELAPFGITVNTVAPGPIETDMFHEIVTTPEAAARLVRQIPRGRIGSPADVAAAVAFFLAPENDFITGQTLYVCGGTSIGQLQL from the coding sequence ATGGCGGAATACATCGGCGTCGGCGGCGGCCGGCGCGTGGTGGTGACCGGCGGCAACCGGGGCATCGGCGCGGCGATCGCCGACCGGCTTCTGAAGGAGGGCTATCGCGTCGTTTCGCTTGCGCGCCATGCGGCCGATCCGCGCCCGGGGCTCGAATCGGTCACCGCCGATCTCGCGGATCCGGCGGCGACGGCGGCCGCGGCCGAGGCGATCATGGCGGCCGGGCCGGTCTACGGGATCGTCCACAATGCGGGCGTCATCCGGCCCGCGCCGGTGGAGGAGGCGGCGCCACGAGATCTCGAGGATCTGACGCGCCTGCATCTCGTCGCCGCGCTGCTGCTGGTCAAGGCGGCGCTCGCCGGCATGAAGGAGGCGGGCGAGGGGCGGGTCGTGCTGATGTCGTCGCGCGGGGCGCTGGGGCTTGCCGGGCGCACGGCCTATGCGGCGACCAAGGGCGGAATGATCGCGATGGGCCGCTCCTGGGCGCTGGAGCTTGCGCCCTTCGGGATCACGGTCAACACCGTGGCCCCCGGCCCGATCGAGACCGACATGTTCCACGAGATCGTGACGACACCCGAGGCGGCGGCGCGGCTTGTCCGCCAGATCCCGCGCGGGCGGATCGGAAGCCCCGCCGATGTCGCGGCCGCGGTGGCCTTCTTCCTCGCCCCGGAAAACGACTTCATCACCGGCCAGACGCTCTACGTGTGCGGCGGCACCAGCATCGGCCAGCTGCAGCTCTAG
- a CDS encoding aromatic 1,2-dioxygenase subunit beta, giving the protein MTAAEARAGIHFAGPEEFAARDLPDAAAVAAFLEEEAELLDDGRYQDWLALFEPEGRYWMPASPDQPDPFRHVSLMFEDALLRAVRARRFAHEDAYSLQPMPRGLRVVSSPRIIGRSLADGRLVVRSKLVAFQYRRDEQQVFGARVTHRLSGGPGGFRIGLKKVELVNCDAAQGPIQIWL; this is encoded by the coding sequence ATGACGGCGGCGGAAGCACGGGCCGGGATCCACTTCGCGGGCCCCGAGGAGTTCGCGGCGCGGGACCTGCCCGATGCCGCGGCGGTCGCGGCCTTCCTCGAGGAGGAGGCGGAGCTGCTCGATGACGGGCGGTATCAGGACTGGCTCGCACTCTTCGAGCCGGAAGGCCGTTACTGGATGCCCGCAAGCCCCGACCAGCCCGACCCGTTCCGCCATGTCTCGCTGATGTTCGAGGACGCGCTGCTGCGGGCGGTGCGCGCCCGGCGTTTCGCGCATGAGGACGCCTATTCCCTCCAGCCCATGCCGAGGGGATTGCGCGTCGTCTCCTCTCCACGCATCATCGGCCGCAGCCTGGCGGACGGGCGGCTCGTCGTGCGTTCGAAGCTGGTGGCCTTCCAGTACCGGCGCGACGAGCAGCAGGTCTTCGGCGCGCGCGTGACGCATCGCCTCAGCGGCGGCCCCGGCGGCTTCCGCATCGGCCTCAAGAAGGTCGAGCTCGTCAACTGCGACGCCGCCCAGGGGCCGATCCAGATCTGGCTGTGA